From a region of the Hyalangium minutum genome:
- a CDS encoding agmatinase family protein has translation MATHFDPGAAASPDSGIFGLPHSPDEAHVVLVPVPFEATTSYGGGTSEGPSAVLNASRQVDLFDVETGRPYERGIAMLPESEDLRAWNTRAKERAQLVIEAGGVHADQPELRAAANEVNALSEKMNDYVYRTTQHWLDQGKRVGSIGGDHSISYGSIQAHAEKYPGLGVLHLDAHADLRNAYEGFTWSHASIMYNVVQRLPGVKSLVQVAVRDMSEEENQVIELSNGRIRSYFDSTLQQRQFDGMPWNRLVDELVAHLPQQVYLSFDIDGLDPVLCPHTGTPVPGGLSFPQATALIAGVVRSGRTIVGFDLTEVAPDPDGGEWDGNVGARLLYKMIGWMLKSQRA, from the coding sequence ATGGCTACCCACTTCGACCCCGGCGCCGCCGCCTCCCCTGATTCCGGCATCTTCGGCCTCCCCCACTCTCCCGACGAGGCCCATGTCGTCCTCGTCCCCGTCCCCTTCGAGGCCACCACCAGCTACGGCGGCGGCACCTCCGAGGGCCCCAGCGCCGTCCTCAATGCCAGCCGCCAGGTCGACCTCTTCGACGTGGAGACCGGCCGCCCCTATGAGCGCGGCATCGCCATGCTCCCCGAGTCCGAGGATCTCCGCGCCTGGAATACCCGCGCCAAGGAGCGCGCCCAGCTCGTCATCGAGGCCGGAGGCGTCCACGCCGACCAGCCCGAGCTCCGCGCCGCCGCCAACGAGGTCAACGCGCTCTCCGAGAAGATGAACGACTACGTCTACCGCACCACCCAGCACTGGCTCGACCAGGGCAAGCGCGTGGGCTCCATCGGCGGGGACCACTCCATCTCCTACGGCTCCATCCAGGCCCACGCCGAGAAGTACCCGGGGCTCGGAGTGCTCCACCTCGATGCGCACGCGGACCTGCGCAACGCCTACGAGGGCTTCACCTGGTCCCACGCCTCCATCATGTACAACGTGGTACAGCGCCTGCCGGGCGTGAAGTCGCTCGTCCAGGTAGCCGTGCGCGACATGAGCGAGGAGGAGAACCAGGTCATCGAGCTCTCCAACGGCCGCATCCGCTCCTACTTCGACTCCACGCTCCAGCAGAGGCAGTTCGACGGCATGCCCTGGAACCGGTTGGTGGATGAACTCGTCGCCCACCTCCCGCAACAGGTGTACCTCTCGTTCGACATCGACGGTCTGGATCCCGTGCTCTGCCCGCACACCGGCACGCCCGTGCCTGGCGGCCTCTCCTTCCCTCAGGCCACGGCACTCATTGCCGGCGTGGTCCGCTCGGGGCGCACCATCGTCGGCTTCGATTTGACCGAGGTCGCCCCCGATCCCGATGGCGGCGAGTGGGACGGCAACGTGGGTGCGCGGCTGCTCTACAAGATGATCGGCTGGATGCTGAAGTCCCAGCGCGCCTGA
- a CDS encoding hybrid sensor histidine kinase/response regulator, with product MSLVLVADDEPAVLEVLSQVVEDLGHDVLLARDGEEAFGLARAKRPQLVVTDHMMPRLSGLELCRKLKGDQALKDVPVILLSAVLPQGVPEAAAFLHKPFEITDFEAVIRQSLGHVPEQRLSPDAPPVEALGHWMAHTLQGPLAAAREQLQRLQVAPMVDQQVVEALGTHLRYMEFLSRSLQEAARLTAGSVTLHPVSGDLSQHLRRVVEAWQAQAPAVPIQLQGPGEPVELRFDPERIRQVFDGLLANAVHHGGGRGAVRVELTASQSLVTVRVRDEGPGLTDHELPRLFTPFQVRTDDGGTGLGLYIASELARLHGGALSVETQLNKGSTFSLLLPRG from the coding sequence ATGAGTCTCGTGCTGGTGGCGGACGATGAGCCAGCGGTGCTCGAGGTATTGAGCCAGGTGGTCGAAGATCTGGGGCACGACGTGCTCCTGGCGCGGGATGGAGAGGAGGCCTTCGGGCTGGCACGCGCCAAGCGGCCGCAGCTCGTGGTGACGGACCACATGATGCCGCGGCTGAGCGGGCTGGAGCTGTGCCGCAAGCTGAAGGGCGATCAGGCCCTCAAGGACGTGCCCGTCATTCTCTTGAGCGCGGTGCTGCCCCAGGGCGTGCCGGAGGCCGCGGCCTTCCTGCACAAGCCCTTCGAGATTACGGACTTCGAGGCGGTCATCCGCCAGTCGCTGGGGCACGTGCCGGAGCAGCGCCTGTCTCCGGATGCTCCGCCGGTGGAGGCGCTGGGGCACTGGATGGCGCACACGCTCCAGGGGCCGCTGGCGGCGGCGCGCGAGCAGCTGCAGCGGCTGCAGGTGGCGCCCATGGTGGATCAGCAGGTGGTGGAGGCGCTGGGCACGCACCTGCGTTACATGGAGTTCCTGAGCCGGAGCCTCCAGGAGGCCGCGCGGCTAACGGCCGGGAGCGTGACGCTGCACCCGGTCTCCGGTGATCTTTCGCAGCACCTGCGGCGCGTCGTGGAGGCGTGGCAGGCGCAGGCGCCCGCAGTGCCCATCCAGCTCCAGGGGCCCGGAGAGCCGGTGGAACTGCGCTTCGATCCTGAGCGCATCCGCCAAGTGTTCGACGGGCTGCTGGCGAACGCGGTGCACCATGGGGGGGGCCGCGGGGCGGTGAGAGTGGAGCTGACCGCCTCGCAGTCGCTGGTGACGGTGCGGGTGCGGGACGAGGGCCCGGGTCTCACGGACCACGAGCTGCCCCGGCTGTTCACGCCGTTCCAGGTGCGGACGGACGATGGCGGCACGGGGCTGGGGCTCTACATCGCCTCGGAGCTGGCGAGGCTGCACGGCGGGGCGCTGTCGGTGGAGACCCAGTTGAACAAGGGCTCCACGTTCAGCCTGCTGCTGCCGCGCGGCTGA
- a CDS encoding dirigent protein produces MREAVKRFGWGLVLGAALVGCGGDEEEAPVIQTMRVVEHASTDAVTDNSPPGDSVGDVLTFANELYDETNTRKVGTNQGYCVRVVAGQAWECLWTAFLEGGQISVEGPFYDVKGSTLSITGGTGNFNGARGQMQLEFRNPQGTEFDFIYQVLLDR; encoded by the coding sequence ATGCGAGAGGCTGTGAAGCGGTTTGGCTGGGGGCTTGTGTTGGGTGCGGCGCTGGTGGGGTGTGGAGGGGATGAGGAGGAAGCTCCCGTCATCCAGACGATGCGGGTGGTGGAGCACGCGAGCACGGATGCCGTCACCGACAATTCGCCCCCGGGAGACTCCGTGGGGGACGTGCTGACCTTCGCGAACGAGCTGTACGACGAGACGAACACGCGGAAGGTGGGCACAAACCAGGGCTACTGCGTGCGGGTGGTGGCGGGGCAGGCCTGGGAGTGTCTGTGGACCGCTTTCCTGGAGGGCGGGCAAATCTCGGTGGAGGGCCCCTTCTACGATGTGAAGGGGTCCACCCTGTCCATCACGGGCGGCACCGGGAACTTCAATGGCGCCCGTGGGCAGATGCAGCTGGAGTTCCGCAACCCGCAGGGCACGGAGTTCGACTTCATCTACCAGGTCCTGCTGGACCGCTGA